The DNA segment ctcttttgatataactggccatgacatactgctgccaatcttttttcatcaatcaagttcaactgctccaaacgagttttgacccacttatCATCATTAAtcttagcctcagcgacaattTGAAGGGAAtagatttcaacttctgcaggtattactgcttcagtgccatacaccaacaaataaggagttgcacctacagaagtacgaatagtagtgtgatatcccaacaacgcaaatggtaatttttcgtgccattgcctcgaaccttctaccattttttgaagtatcttctttatgtttttgttggctgcctcaactgatccattcgccttgggacgatatggggtagaattgcgatgtgtaatcttaaactgttgacatacctcttccatcaagttactattaagattagcaccattatctgtgatgatcacctttgggattccgaatcgacagatgatatttgagtgaacaaaatcgaccgcTGCTTTCTTGATCACCGATTtaaaagttttggcctcaacccacttggtgaaataatcaatggctaccagaatgaacttgtgcccgttggatgttgctggctcaattggtccaatgacatccatgccccaagcaacgaagggccatggtgtcGACATTgagtgcaattccgatggtggagaatgaatcaaatctccgtgtatctggca comes from the Nicotiana sylvestris chromosome 4, ASM39365v2, whole genome shotgun sequence genome and includes:
- the LOC138889431 gene encoding uncharacterized protein, whose protein sequence is MSTPWPFVAWGMDVIGPIEPATSNGHKFILVAIDYFTKWVEAKTFKSVIKKAAVDFVHSNIICRFGIPKVIITDNGATPYLLVYGTEAVIPAEVEIYSLQIVAEAKINDDKWVKTRLEQLNLIDEKRLAAVCHGQLYQKRMERAYNKRVRPRKFEVGQQVLKHILPHQVEAKGAHLKNMENNTDKSMTKY